One Vicugna pacos chromosome 12, VicPac4, whole genome shotgun sequence genomic window carries:
- the NEUROD4 gene encoding neurogenic differentiation factor 4 translates to MAKTYVKPKEMTELVNTASWMDKGLGSQNEMKEEERRPAAYGLLGSLAEEHDSIEEEEEEDEDGEKPKRRGPKKKKMTKARLERFRARRVKANARERTRMHGLNDALDNLRRVMPCYSKTQKLSKIETLRLARNYIWALSEVLETGQTPEGKGFVEMLCKGLSQPTSNLVAGCLQLGSQSVLLEKHEEKSPICDSAISVHNFNYQSPGLPSPPYGHMETHLINLKPPVFKSLGESSFGSHPPDCSTPPYEGPLTPPLSISGNFSLKQDGSPDLDKSYSFMPHYPSASLSSGHVHSTPFQAGVPRYDVPIDMSYDSYPHHGIGAQLNTIFTD, encoded by the coding sequence ATGGCAAAAACTTATGTGAAACCCAAGGAGATGACAGAGTTGGTCAACACAGCATCCTGGATGGACAAGGGTCTGGGGTCTCAGAATgagatgaaggaggaggagagaagaccAGCTGCTTATGGGCTGCTTGGCAGCTTGGCTGAAGAGCATGACAGTattgaggaggaagaagaggaggacgAGGATGGGGAGAAGCCCAAGAGAAGAGgtcccaagaaaaagaaaatgacgaAAGCACGCCTTGAGAGATTCAGGGCTCGAAGAGTCAAGGCTAACGCTAGAGAACGGACCCGGATGCATGGCCTGAACGATGCTCTGGACAACCTGAGGAGGGTCATGCCATGCTACTCTAAGACCCAAAAGCTCTCCAAGATAGAGACTCTTAGACTGGCCAGGAACTATATTTGGGCTTTGTCTGAGGTCCTGGAAACTGGACAAACACCTGAAGGAAAGGGCTTCGTGGAGATGCTCTGCAAAGGGCTCTCTCAGCCCACAAGCAACCTGGTGGCTGGGTGCCTCCAGCTGGGCTCTCAGTCTGTCCTCCTGGAGAAGCATGAGGAGAAATCTCCTATTTGTGACTCTGCCATCTCTGTCCACAACTTCAACTATCAGTCCCCTGGGCTCCCCAGCCCTCCTTATGGCCACATGGAAACACATCTTATTAATCTCAAACCCCCTGTGTTCAAGAGTTTGGGAGAATCATCCTTTGGGAGCCATCCACCTGATTGCAGTACACCACCTTATGAAGGCCCACTTACTCCACCTCTGAGCATCAGTGGGAACTTCTCCTTGAAGCAAGATGGCTCCCCTGACCTGGATAAATCCTACAGCTTCATGCCACATTACCCTTCTGCAAGTCTAAGCTCAGGGCATGTGCATTCAACCCCCTTTCAGGCTGGTGTCCCCCGCTATGATGTTCCCATAGATATGTCCTATGATTCCTACCCCCACCATGGCATTGGAGCCCAACTCAATACAATCTTCACTGATTAG